The proteins below come from a single Tissierella sp. MB52-C2 genomic window:
- a CDS encoding DUF739 family protein — MAFNYNKLRGKITEKFSTQSAFSKAMRVSERTLSLKLNGRIYFVQDEIALAAELLGIPQEEIQVYFFTPNVQRG; from the coding sequence ATGGCATTTAATTACAATAAATTACGGGGAAAAATTACTGAGAAATTTAGCACTCAATCAGCTTTTTCTAAAGCTATGAGAGTATCGGAAAGAACCCTATCTTTAAAGCTTAATGGGAGAATATATTTTGTCCAAGATGAGATTGCTTTAGCGGCTGAACTTCTAGGTATTCCACAGGAAGAGATTCAAGTATATTTTTTTACCCCTAATGTTCAAAGGGGTTGA